Part of the Lolium rigidum isolate FL_2022 chromosome 6, APGP_CSIRO_Lrig_0.1, whole genome shotgun sequence genome, GGGCGAGATATGCCTTCGTAGGCATCAACGACTATGTCACCATCGGGTGCATCCTCTACGACGGCAACATTTTTGGAGAAGAAGCCACGTTTCACTGCACCATCGTCCCGATCAgtggcatccacatcttcatcggtgaCCAAACTGCCGACGTGACGTCAAGACCCGCACAGACTGCCATTGAGCTAGATATGTATGGGGAAGCCGCCTCTAAGCCGCCTCTAAGCTGGATACGTTCGCGAAAGACCGATCTGAGATGGAATCATCTAATGATGGTTCCCTCTTAGATAAAAAAACCCACACGGACCGCCCAGAGCTAGATACGTTCGTGGAAACTCGATCTGGGCAAGAATCCTATAAGGATGGATCAGCCTTAGACCTGGAAAATTCAAGAACCTAGCTAGCGTGGAAGCACCAGCAGAGGAAGAAGTAACGGATTTCAGAATCTACCACCCCGCCACCGGTTCTACCCACACGGCCGTAGGAGGAACTTTCGCCTTGCACATCGATAGATCCAAATTAACCCCGACATTGACTCTGCTCAaacagttaagtccctatttatatttaatatttttaaaaattatgatCATGACATAAAGATTGCTTCACTCATATCCTGGATCTTTTACCGCTTTCTTTCTGATCATACCTTTTGCACGATTTGCCTTGCGCTCGTGATTAAATTTTACTGGGCCATTATCTGAGGTGCCAGTACGATGAAGAAAATATCCGCCTTCGGACGTTAGGTTAAGTTTTCTGGCATACACGTTAAGTTAAATTTGGAACTTTTGGAATTTGCCacattttttaagtttgaacttcTTGGAATTTCAAACTTTGGAATCCCCCACCATCTTGTGTCGCCCATGCCCATGTGGTGAGCGTCATGGAGCTTTTTCGAATTTGAAGTGGACATGTGAGAGTTGATATTTAATATCCTTGTTAAGTCTTACATAAagaaagaaaaacataaaaaagatTTCTGTAATCCACAAGCCGTCAAAACACCAAAATTAACACGTTATGATGATAGAGTACAATAAAATAGTCAGAAACTTCTTAGCGTCGATGTGCACCGTACCGTGCATGCGTAATGTATGCAATCCTTAAattatacaatatttctgaatttcctttttcctgaAACTATCCCAAATTCTGAACCTTGACGGGACCATCCGATTAGATGAGATCCAACAGAGGGGATCCTAATCCGTAGTTTGACAATCGTAATCGGACGGTAGCCAGCTCTCAAACCATCTATCAATTAGGGTTTAGCACCTATATATTTCCCATACTGCATCCGCGTCCTCTATATACACTACAGGAAATTGATTCTTTGCCGTGTAGCTATaagtgcacggcaaagccttagaagtgcacggcaaagcctttgccatgTAACAATACACGGCAAAGATCGCACGGCAAAAATCTGCGCATGGATgaaaatgcacggcaaagattttgccGTGCGCCTTGCTACCTTCCACGGCACAGAAAAGCACTTGACGCCGTCCCGGGCGAGACGGCGCCACTGGTGGGTCCCAGTAGGACACTTTGCCGTGCACCCTCACATGGCAAAGACTCTGCCCTTTGCCGTGCACCTTTACACGGCAAAGACTCTGCCCTTTGCCGTGCACCCTTACACGGCAAAGACTCTACCCTTTGCCGTGCACCCTCACACGGCAAAGACTCTTCCCTTTGCCGTGATCCCCTCTCTGCCGTGCGCCTCTCTCTGCCGGGCGatatccctttgccgtgcgcctccgTCTGCCGTGtcctctttgccgtgtgcattcTGGGccagcacacggcaaagtgaccatttGGTCACCAGACTttggtttctttgccgtgcgtctacACACAGCAAAGGCTCCTATgtgtattttttttcacccttttTCCATTTTTAACAGCAATTCGAATTCAAATATACACAAATATGTATAAAGACCAACATCTGTGGCACAATATCGACATAATTCAATTCATATAACATGTAATGCACAATATAATGATCTATTGCCACAAATAGATCACATACAAGATCAAACAACACAACATATGTCCATAATAAGTGCATACAAGAACCAAAGCCACAAATAGAGTGCATATGTCCATAATAAGATCATACAAGTTCACACATAGTCCAAACCACAAATAAAATACAAGTTCACACATAGAGTCCAAACCACAAATAGAGTACAACCATGCATAGAGCTCATCACATGTAATCAAAACGTCGAATAGCTCCTTCCTTCATGCACGTCCTACAAAATAGAACTCAAAGACATGAGATTCATGTACcaatatatatgtatgtatgtatgtatatcTAGATAGGGGGCGTATCAGGTGAAAATGGCCAAAGTCTGCAAATCTGCAAATTTTCTGTACAAGCCATCGGATCATGCGTCAATGGCGACGATTTTCCAGAATGGCCTTACGCTGGTTGGGTGTGCATTTTGCAAAAGAACGCCCGCGATCCATCTACACTTTACATATAACCTCTCCTGAAGTCCTGAACACCTGGGCTGCTCATCCGAGAGTCATGCTTGTCGTCTCACTACCGCACAACAGTTTCGGTCCAGTTAAGATAGAAAAATAGAGATTTTCACCACTGGCAATATAAATTCAAGGATTCTATTAAGAAATATGTATCACCCGTGGACAAATCCAATCTCAAGAACAAACAAATACATGTGGAAACAACCGGATCTAAAGAATGTAAAAATCTGGAAACTAATTTCATATCTGGATCACAACCATTTCAATTGCCGATGAAATTTGTCACCTCTTGAAGAACAAAATCATTTTCAAGTGTCAACAACAACTTCCTAGCGAAGGAATACTAGACCTGATCCGAAATTGAGCTAAATCCAACTCCATTTTTACTCGACATGGTGCTAAATCCAGCTCGATTTGTTTTAGATCCGTACTGGAACAGCTCCAAGGGAAGATGACCCAACAAGATCTGGGGAAGTGCGTCGGGCAGCCACTATAGTAGGAGGATGACGACGCCAACTTGAGATCTGGTACTCGCTGGATTAGATGAAGGAAACGCCATTGCTAGGGATGGGAAGGGGAGTGGGAAGGCGAGAGAGATGGCGTCCTGGAGTGTTGTACGGGATAGATGGAGAAGGAGGTGAGGAGTGGAGAGGAAGAAAATGGATGCCCCAGGGTGTTTCTCCAAAATGTTTGCGGGGTGGGAAGTACCGAGAGAGATCAGCCCTTTCATGCACAATCTGACGGCTCTCGAGAGAATTTTCAGATTTGCAGAAACTAGTCTGTTTTCACGTGATATGTTCTGTATCTAGATATGCATGAGATCAGTGGCGGACCTACAGAGAAAATATTGGGCGGGCCAAGCTAAGTGCTAACTGGAATGTATTGATTTCCTCTTgtctatctatccagtcatccagATATATTGGGTCACGTCTACTAACTCTTGGGCTGAACCTTATGGTACAAAAATACAGGTTCGGTCCAGTGGGTCAATGGGTAGGACCGCACCACTTGCATCTTGAATTATTGTTGTTGAGTATGCTTGTACTGTTAATTCTGCATAGATGGTAAGAGCCAAGATGTCACTAGAATTAGATACAAACCTAgaagagcgagcgagcgagcgggtTGTCGTGGTTACCCCCGTAGGAGGCGTTTGCATGGTCTCGTCCTGAGACGATGGTCCACCGAGCTCCGCGTTGTTGGATCCACCGGAGGCCTGAAGCTCAACTCCGACAGCACTAGCCAAGTCTCCTCatcgacatagcctcgaatcatgatCGGCATTATCCGCTGAAGCCACACGTGATAATCATGACTCTTGAGCCCATGCACTCGCAACGTCTCCAAGTTTGCTCCCCTCATCCAGTTAGCTGCATACCCATCAGGGAAGAACAAGCATTGGACGATCCACTGGAATATTTCCTTCCTTTCTTTCCTTGTAGGGCAGAACGGGGCCTTTCGCCTAGTCCACCCGCCTTTGAGTCCGGGAGGCCGCATGTTCAAATTTGGCCTATCGCACCATATTTCCTGATCTAGCCTAGCCTTAacattatccttcgtcttctcggtgtccatGATTGTGCTCCAAAGGGCCTCGCCAAtattcttttcggtgtgcattacatcaatgttatgtggAAGCTCTAGGTCTTCAAAGTAAGGAAGCTTCCATAAGCATGGAATGTGGGTCCACTGGTGTGTCTCCCCGTATCCCACGAAACCATTACCATCGGGGTTCGGCACGAGAGCCTCTAACTCAGACTTAGTATCCTTGCCGGTTGGCAGATGTGGACGTGGAGTATGGACAGCAACgcctttcttgaagttctttttgtcactCCTATATTTATGCTTCGCTTCAAGGTACTTTCGGTGTTCATCAAAGCAGGAATACTTGCCTCCATTCTTCAGCCAGAAGAAAGTCATAGCCTGCCTACACAGCGGGcacggccacttcccatgtgtacaccagccGCAGAACAACGCACGTGCTGGTAGGTCATGCAGTGATGTGTGGTACcagacatacatatcgaagtgttGCTTTGTTGTGGCGTCGTAAGTTCGCACCCCACGGTCGTTCCACCCGACAAGCAAGTCATCCACTAGCGGCtccaggtacacattcatgttcttccCTGGGTATTTTGGCCCTGGTataatcatcgacacaaacatgttctcggATCTCATGACGACGCCAGGAGGGAGGTTGAGGGGAATAACAAACACAGGCCAACAACTGTACGTTGCAgctgacataccatatggattgaacccatcggtcgATATCGCAACTGCTACGCTCCTCGAGTCGCCCGCTTTCTTTGGATATTTCTTCGCGAAGTTCTGCCATGCTtgaccatccgacggatgtatcatcttgtctgTGTACCGGTTCCCCTCAACGGGCCACCGCATCTGTTGGGCAGATTCCTCCGTCATGAAAAGCCGTTGGAGCCTCGGCAAGAATGGAAGATAACGGAGAATCTTTTGGGGAATCCCCGTCCGCCTCTTCTGTCCATCACCGGTGTCAACCTCGAAGTACCTAGAGGACTTGCAATGGATGCAATAGTTTCCTTCAGCATGTTCATTTCTAAATAGcattgcatccctttggacaagcgtctaTCTTCTTATATGTCATCTTTAGTGAACGCAGGATTTTCGTCGACTCATAAAAGCTCTTTGTCAAGAGGTGCCCTGTCGGCAGGATGCTGCCAATGATTACCAGAAGATCATCGAACCGATCTCTAGATAAGTTACTCTGGCACTTGAAGGACATTAGGCGAGCCACGGCATCCAACTGGGTAACCTCTGTATGTGGATGAAGGGGTTTCTGCGCGGCAAACATAGCCTCGTAGAACTTCTTTGTGCTCTCCTCAGGCTCCTCGTTTGTCTCCGTCACCTGTGGTGTCTCCGCCTCCTCTCGCATTACGGTTTTCAGGCACATTTGCATCAAGGAAGTCATCTAAGCACTTGTCAAACCCAGCATCAAATCCTCCCGCTAGTTGACTCGGCTGCGACTGCTTTCTAGCACGTTTTGGTGCTTTTGCAGGTGTCTCGCCATGGCAAATCCACCGACTGTATCCCGGTGTGAACCCGAATTTTATCAGGTGTATAGTCATTTCATCCTTCGACTTCCGTTTAGCATTACAACATTGCGCGCAGGGGCACAACACTTTTGCGGGTCTTATAGGGTCGGCAAACACACTGTCCACAAACTGCTCGGCCTTCTCTTGCCACTCATCAGTAAACTTCCCATGACCGGTCCAGCCCTCGTACATCCACAAACGTTCTGGATCCATCCTCTTGACTAGTACAAAAACAGACATATAATGTTTTTCAACTTAACATGTTGTTAAATCAAGTATTAGTTCGATTAATTTCAAGAAATACAGGTTTTACGCGTTGCACCCACACCTATCTCTCTAATAGGTAAAGATATGTCCTAATCCCACCCGAGGATGTGCAGATTGGGTacattctccatgctctaccccgccgcgagacagaatttcggcagcacctccccgctgttctcccgatacacgtctcagcCAAAAGCCGagagggtgtgcatccggagaacaacggggaggtgccgccgaaattctgtctcgtgGCGAGCTAGAGCATGGAGAATGTACCCAATCTGCACATCCTCCGGCTGTCCAAAATACGTGGACAATCCGAAACAGTTACGGCCATATATATATGCAATTTAATGCATATATATATTCGCGTAACCCTTCCGAACGGGGAGACGCCTAGGTAACGCGActgacttggtgatctagacacaaaaaTAAAACCTAGGTACATGTAATGTTAGGTGCGAGATTTATACCCTAGAAGCGTGAGCGAATCGTCGAAGAAGATCTGGGACACTCCTTCAACCAGCTCTACGACGCCGGCCCcggtgtccacctcgaagcatagCCTGCCCATGCAAATGATACACATTATTATAcaaattttgttttagaaacacgAAAATGACTAATCTGTCAACATAGTGTTGTAATCGCTTGCAGGTGATAAGTCTAAGCCTTGGAGCGACGACGTCGCTAAGCAAAAAAAAGGccatcgtttggtatccatcatttgggcctggaatcctggaattcattttgaaattccataggtgggctgtttggttgccacagaattgtgcTGTCATTTCATTTAAGAATTCCAGCAAAATGACTCCATGGGTAAACATGATTCCAagctgagacctgtcatttgcaattctctATGAAAGCCTCTAcacattcaatattgaattctgctgtcatttgcaattcggGGTTTATTGGTTGTCACGTGGTGAACTTCGACCAAGTCCCTTGAAGGTTGGCAGACATGTACCATTCGTTTTTGAGTTTATTATGTTTTGTAACTTCCCACATTGTATATCTTTCGAAACATCCCGTCTCTAATTTCATATTTTCCTATGAAATTACAAGTTTATAAAACATTTAGAAATTCCATAATAAAAAATTAGAATTTTATAACTTCAAGAATTATGAACTTATAGAAATCTTAAACTTCTAAAAAAATTAAACATTCTAAAATTCCAAACTTACAAACTTTTCAAAACTCAAACTTCTATATCAAATTCCAAACTTCTCAAAATTTCAAACTTTTTAAAACTCAAACTTAAAAGAACGCAACAAAAGTATAGATGTGGATAAACCTTCTTAATAAGTCTTACATGAATAAAGAAATGAAACATCAAAAATGAGCTTATATGCGCAATAGTATAAAAGGGACATCCTGCTAAAATGTTCTTTGCCGTGGGCCTTTTCTGGCCTTTGCCGTGagtatttctttgccgtgcgttgttTATAGTCTTTGCCGTGCcgtttttctttgccgtgcgttgtcTCTGGGCTTTTGCCGTGCtatgcttctttgccgtgtgctctAATTTGTTTTGCTGTGCTTgccttctttgccgtgcaaccTTGCACGGCAAAGGATTCTTTGCCGtgaagcagcgcacggcaaaggtgcaACGCACGGTAGTGATGAATTTTCCTGTAGTGATATACCCCGGCGCCGTCTTTTGTCAATCTACATCTACTATCCTCACCTCACGTACGTATACATACACATTGCATTCCAGGGACAACAACGTCGCCTTCTCTCCGCTGTCCGTCTACACCACGCTCGGCCTGGTGGCCGCCGGAGCCCGAGGCAAAACCCTCGACGAGCTCCTCGCCCTccttggcgcctcgtcgcctgacGATCTCGCCGGGTTCGTGCGCGGCCTCGCGGCCGACCCTTCTGGATCTGCCGGGCCGCTCGTCACCTACGCCTACGGCGTGTTCCACCAGAAAGACATGGAGATCACCGCTGCATACCGCGACACCGCCGCCGAGTCCTACAAGGCCGAGATTCGCGCCGTCGACTTTGCCAAGGTAACCTAACATTCTCCTATCGCCGTTGGCCATTGTTGTCGTATCTTCTTCTGTACCATGTGTATCGTGAATCGTGATGCAGGGTGATAGAGAGAAGATCCGGGAGGAGATCAACAAGTGGGTGGCGGCTGCGACGAACAATCTGATATCGGAGATCCTCCCGGAGGGGTACCTGACTTGCCGGTCCAGGTTTGTGCTGACCAACGCCATCTACTTCAAGGGCGTGTGGGAGAACCTCTTTCCCGTGCGCCTCACTGAGGACCGCGAGTTCCATCGCCTAGGCGAGGCCGCCGCCGTCGAAGTCCCCTTCATGACCTTCGGGCCCGGAGAACGCAGCCTCTTCCTCTCCTACGACAAAGGCTTCAAGGTGCTTAGGCTCCCTTACAGGAACAGCGACGCCTCCACCTCTGCATTTTCTATGTGCGTCTTCCTCCCTAACGAGCGCAACGGGCTGCGCGCCATGGTCGACGCTCTCACCGCCGGAGGCTCCGTGGTGGACCACGTGCCGAAGTACCCTAGCAAGGTGAGGAGGGTCCTTCTGCCCAAGTTCAAGCTCTCTTTCTTCGACAGCCTTGTCGGAGTGCTCAAAAGCCTGGGGCTAGTGGAGGCCTTCAGCGAGGCAGCTGACCTGTCAGGTCTGGTGGAGCAGCGAGTCTGCGACGTGCGCCTGGACGAGGTGTTCCACAAGGCGGTCGTGGAGGTGAACGAGGAGGGCACTGTGGCCGCTGCCTGCACCGCGGTCGGCGGACGCGTGAAGCAGTCCGCGAGAAAGGGGACGTCGATGGAGTTCATCGCCGACCACCCGTTCGCGTTCTACATATTGGAGGAGGTCTCTGGAGCCGTGGTCTTCGCCGGTCATGTCCTTGACCCTTCTACTAGCTCACACTAGTTAATTAGCGTTATGCCTCACGGTCGAATCTTGTGTTCTCCTACATTCGAAAGGAAATAAGCTTTGAACTTCTCAGAGTTATATTATTGCTGCAAACAtagatgcttatatgtaattctgTTTTGCGTTCATATtgtttctctgcaaacatcaaacTGTTCTTTATTATATCTTGCGTTGCTTTGCGTTGGTTGTAATTGTCAAGTGGCCTGGCAGCATAATTCAGGCGCACAAGCTGAGCCCAAACACCACAATATAGTAGATGAATAAGCGGGCTTCGTGAGGCCTCCTGCATAACTGTCTAGCATAGCATGATCCATGCCACAGATATGCTTGCATTTTCATCTACTCCCTGCGTTCCATGAAACTTGtctaaaatttatcaaaatttgaatATATATCGAGATGCTATTTAGTAtgtagatacattcgaatttagacaaatcttagaTAACTTTCGTGAGACACGAGGAGTATTGTCTTTTTTCAATGTTTCTTCTTAATTATGATAGTAGATCTAAAACCGTACCCCCTCCCCCCCGCCCGTACTTCCTcctcacccctcttcctctccctaccgccgcgcgccgccgccttccatggtgagcgtcgtcgtcgccgtcgccgtcgccgcctccttcctccgcgagggccgtatgccgccacgctccacccatccccgccaccagcagcacaagccgctgcggcgtggaggaggaggggcggccgccgcatggaggaggaggggccggctccgcgtcaaggaggaggagccgccgcgtcttcctcctcctccacccctgccatcatcgtcaacctcctcctccacccctacctggcccctccctcttcctctacccggccCCTCCTCCAACAGCATCTAAAACCATGACACTTatcatgaaccggagggagtagataacTAGTCAGTGCTTAAATTGTAATTATGGCATATCGTCAAAAATTGTAACCATGGTATAAATTTATTATCTCATAACTTGAGTTCCAAAAATAAAAACTAATCCATTAATAAATTTATTATCTCATAACTTGAGTTCCAAATATTGCAATCACATTCTTCTCCTATATAACAAAGCCTAACGCCAtcgggccaatccatgtcgcagtACTAGCTAGGCCGTGTGCTATTGCAAGAAGTATAACTTGGGGTCATCGGTGGCGGAGCGCCAGCTTTGGCAGACGGCACGGAAGTCCATATAGTAGTCGAGATCACTGGTGGCCAGGAAGCATTCGGCTATGCAGTTGATGAGGTCGGCCGGGAGGGAGGACCAATCTGCAAATTCCATGGTGGCATGGGTGGTTGGAAGGATTGGATTTGGAGGACTGAGATCACTTGGATTTCCCATTCTTTCGTTTAACAGCCTATATCATGAGAGTTAAGAGTGAGTTAGAACATCGACGGGCGCGGCCGCGGCCGGCATTTCTGATCTGCTCCATGTAAAAATGACGACTTTGTAAAGCATAGAGGACGGATGTACTCACAGAGGGCAAGGCGGAGACGTAGCGGCAGGTGAGGAATACGGGGAGCGTGGGCGCAGTGGTGCCGACGCCGCAGTCGAGGACGTGGTGCTGGTGCCGGGATATCCCATAATACGCACAGGAATCGAGGCGAATCTGGGAGGAGAGGGCAGGGGATTCGACGAGGGTTTATAGGGTTCAAGGAAGAGATGAGAGGAATTGATTTGGGAACGATGGCGATGGGACCCACTGCCAGCCATAGGGAAAGCATGGTATAATTTCGGCTACTACATTACTCACGCCTAAAATTCCTCTACATTAGAATCAAGAAGATTTATGTCAATCCCACTATAATTTTCTGGATGGTATAAACTAGAAATAGTAAATACAAGAAAAGACACAAGATTAAAATGTTCTTTGCTATGGATTCCTACGGAACTCATGTCTACAAAAATATTACGGTAAGTtaagattagagcatctccatcggccgCTCCTAGATAGGCGTCGGCAGGGGTGCCGACACTGCCGTATGAGGGTCTCCGtcgagcatcctctatttgggatg contains:
- the LOC124662289 gene encoding serpin-Z2A-like, with amino-acid sequence MNFPVVIYPGAVFCQSTSTILTSRTYTYTLHSRDNNVAFSPLSVYTTLGLVAAGARGKTLDELLALLGASSPDDLAGFVRGLAADPSGSAGPLVTYAYGVFHQKDMEITAAYRDTAAESYKAEIRAVDFAKGDREKIREEINKWVAAATNNLISEILPEGYLTCRSRFVLTNAIYFKGVWENLFPVRLTEDREFHRLGEAAAVEVPFMTFGPGERSLFLSYDKGFKVLRLPYRNSDASTSAFSMCVFLPNERNGLRAMVDALTAGGSVVDHVPKYPSKVRRVLLPKFKLSFFDSLVGVLKSLGLVEAFSEAADLSGLVEQRVCDVRLDEVFHKAVVEVNEEGTVAAACTAVGGRVKQSARKGTSMEFIADHPFAFYILEEVSGAVVFAGHVLDPSTSSH